The Periplaneta americana isolate PAMFEO1 chromosome 2, P.americana_PAMFEO1_priV1, whole genome shotgun sequence genome has a window encoding:
- the LOC138694826 gene encoding cytochrome P450 6k1-like, producing MTIVTNSMSTDLLLVIFGLLLLIYLYFKYKFSYWKKRGFPFIQPTNIFGNFKEIILQQTAVGQHFQHMYNLGKGKPYIGFYAFGRPSLLLRDPDLIKLVLVKEFNVFYDRHVYSSKGTDPLGTSNLFMLKGPAWKYLRSKLNPAFTTFRMKQVCSLIEICSNHVTDYLEKTSHLDKPIEVRELMGKYGTDVITSCAFGIESNSLSDPNAEFRQFGRKIIETSVFRSFEFMSMFVLPEASKFMNMKFFSTETSDFLRKAFWDTVNQREEKNIQRDDFLQLLIQLKNKGRVDEEKNGLEAEKVNADNDTVDQKLFKFEGDNLVAQAAIFFTAGFEAIATNGSFILYHLAMHPEVQEKARAEIHEVLESEKGKLTYEALNKMEYLQMVISETLRLFPNLSVLDRVPKRDYVLPGTNLTLEKGTPVYIPLMGLHMDPNIYPNPEKFDPERFSPENIKKRHPFTYLPFGDGPKFCVGKRFGIMAVKTGMISILQNFEVSPCAETPVPLVLDPKAMILAPIGGIPLKFNRIKV from the exons ATGACAATTGTCACTAATTCAATGTCAACGGATCTTTTGTTGGTGATATTTGGCCTTCTGCTGTTGATATATCTTTACTTTAAGTACAAGTTCAGTTACTGGAAGAAGAGAGGGTTTCCTTTCATACAGCCTACGAATATTTTCGGCAACTTCAAGGAGATAATTCTTCAACAGACTGCCGTCGGCCAGCATTTCCAACATATGTATAACCTCGGCAAAGGCAAGCCGTATATTGGATTTTATGCATTTGGCAG GCCAAGTTTGCTCCTGAGGGATCCAGATCTCATCAAGCTGGTTTTGGTAAAGGAATTCAATGTCTTTTACGACCGTCACGTTTATTCAAGCAAAGGAACTGATCCACTGGGCACAAGCAACCTGTTCATGCTAAAAGGACCTGCGTGGAAGTACTTGAGATCGAAACTAAACCCAGCGTTCACAACTTTCCGCATGAAGCAAGTTTGCTCTCTGATAGAAATATGCAGTAACCATGTTACAGATTATTTAGAGAAAACCTCTCATCTTGATAAACCAATAGAAGTCAGAGAGTTGATGGGAAAATATGGCACTGACGTCATAACTTCATGTGCGTTCGGTATAGAGAGTAACTCCCTTTCCGACCCTAATGCGGAATTCAGGCAATTTGGTCGGAAGATTATTGAAACATCTGTTTTCAGAAGTTTCGAGTTTATGTCAATGTTTGTGCTTCCTGAAGCATCTAAGTTcatgaatatgaaatttttctCGACTGAAACATCAGACTTCTTGAGGAAAGCGTTTTGGGACACAGTCAatcaaagagaagagaaaaacatCCAACGAGATGACTTCCTGCAATTGTTGATCCAGCTGAAGAACAAAGGACGCGTTGACGAAGAGAAGAATGGCTTAGAAGCGGAGAAAGTCAACGCAGATAACGACACAGTTGATCAGAAATTATTCA AGTTTGAAGGAGATAATTTAGTCGCCCAGGCTGCGATTTTCTTCACAGCAGGTTTCGAGGCTATTGCTACGAATGGCTCATTTATACTGTACCACCTGGCAATGCACCCAGAAGTTCAGGAGAAAGCTCGGGCGGAAATCCATGAAGTTCTGGAAAGCGAAAAAGGGAAGCTCACATACGAAGCTCTCAACAAAATGGAGTACCTCCAGATGGTGATCTCAG AGACTCTCCGTTTATTCCCGAACCTGTCGGTGTTGGATCGCGTGCCGAAGAGAGACTACGTGTTGCCGGGCACAAATCTGACCCTGGAGAAGGGCACTCCAGTGTACATCCCATTGATGGGATTGCATATGGATCCTAACATCTATCCGAATCCCGAGAAATTCGATCCAGAGCGGTTCAGCCCAGAAAACATCAAGAAGAGACATCCTTTCACGTACCTTCCCTTTGGAGATGGACCAAAATTCTGCGTCG GCAAGAGGTTTGGAATAATGGCCGTGAAGACAGGAATGATATCAATTCTGCAGAATTTCGAAGTCTCCCCTTGCGCTGAAACTCCAGTACCCCTTGTATTGGACCCCAAGGCCATGATCCTAGCACCTATAGGGGGCATCCCCTTGAAATTCAACAGGATTAAAGTTTG